Proteins encoded within one genomic window of Acidobacteriota bacterium:
- a CDS encoding DUF1552 domain-containing protein — MIITKTHLPRRTFLRGVGATLALPLLDGMVPAFTPLRLSAAAPVKRLGVVYVPNGIVMEQWTPDATGTKFDIKPVMQSLSPYRDRLTVLSGLANKHGDALPGEGAGDHARAAGAFLTGVHPKKTAGADIRAGISMDQIAARVLETETQLASLELSLDSKEPLGACDPGYSCVYANTLNWLGDTTPLPMENNPRVVFERLFGGSGTTDAAARLARMEEDGTILDAVADKLARLRSSLGARDRGKLDEYTEAIRDVERRIRMAEQQGLTDLSVAMEQPAGIPGTFGEHAKLMYDLQVLAYQADLTRIITFMVAHETSNRAYPEIDVSDAHHPLSHHGGDQDKVQKLIRVNTYHAELFSYYLGRLDATEDGDGSLLDHAMVMYGAGMSNGNTHNHHKLPMVLAGGGSGTLKGGRHFSYHDDPPVTNLFVSVLGKLGVHPETIGDSTGELKELSGV, encoded by the coding sequence ATGATCATCACCAAGACGCATCTGCCACGACGGACGTTCCTGCGCGGAGTCGGCGCGACGCTGGCGCTGCCGCTGCTCGACGGCATGGTCCCGGCGTTCACGCCGCTACGCCTGTCGGCCGCCGCGCCGGTCAAGCGGCTCGGGGTGGTCTATGTTCCGAACGGCATCGTCATGGAGCAGTGGACGCCCGATGCGACCGGGACGAAGTTCGACATCAAGCCGGTGATGCAGTCCCTCTCGCCGTACCGCGACCGCCTGACCGTGCTGAGCGGCCTCGCCAACAAGCACGGCGACGCGCTCCCCGGGGAGGGGGCCGGCGACCACGCGCGGGCGGCCGGCGCGTTCCTGACCGGCGTCCATCCCAAGAAGACGGCGGGCGCCGACATCCGCGCCGGCATCTCGATGGACCAGATCGCGGCGCGCGTGCTCGAGACGGAGACGCAGCTCGCCTCCCTGGAGCTGTCGCTCGACTCGAAGGAGCCGCTCGGCGCCTGCGACCCCGGCTACAGTTGCGTCTACGCCAACACGCTGAACTGGCTGGGCGACACGACGCCGCTCCCGATGGAGAACAACCCGCGGGTGGTCTTCGAGCGGCTGTTCGGCGGCAGCGGCACCACGGACGCGGCGGCAAGGCTGGCGCGGATGGAGGAGGACGGCACCATCCTCGACGCCGTCGCCGACAAGCTCGCGCGGCTGCGCAGCTCGCTCGGCGCGCGCGACCGCGGCAAGCTCGACGAGTACACCGAGGCCATTCGCGACGTCGAGCGCCGCATCCGGATGGCCGAGCAGCAGGGGCTGACCGACCTGTCGGTGGCCATGGAGCAGCCGGCCGGCATCCCCGGCACGTTCGGCGAGCACGCGAAGCTGATGTACGACCTGCAGGTGCTGGCCTACCAGGCCGACCTGACGCGGATCATCACCTTCATGGTGGCCCACGAGACGAGCAACCGGGCGTACCCGGAGATCGACGTCTCGGACGCCCACCACCCGCTGTCGCACCACGGCGGCGACCAGGACAAGGTCCAGAAGCTGATCCGGGTGAACACCTATCACGCCGAGCTGTTCTCGTACTACCTCGGGCGTCTCGACGCGACCGAGGACGGCGACGGCTCGCTGCTCGACCACGCCATGGTGATGTACGGGGCCGGGATGAGCAACGGCAACACGCACAACCACCACAAGTTGCCGATGGTGTTGGCGGGCGGCGGCTCGGGGACGCTCAAGGGTGGGCGCCACTTCAGCTACCACGACGATCCGCCCGTGACGAACCTGTTTGTGAGCGTGCTCGGGAAGCTGGGCGTGCATCCGGAGACGATCGGCGACAGCACCGGGGAGTTGAAGGAGCTGTCGGGCGTCTAG